In the genome of Drosophila pseudoobscura strain MV-25-SWS-2005 chromosome 3, UCI_Dpse_MV25, whole genome shotgun sequence, one region contains:
- the LOC4803331 gene encoding presequence protease, mitochondrial — translation MLSRLKFLRLAPHRTNVLRAQRRTNCKSVSSFDDMLSDAKTKEANVASPAQLEVPHLIQQHEYKFNEGKLYHGFQCERVERIPDFDLTSYTLRHEGTGTELWHIDRNDANNVFSINFRTTPFDSTGLPHILEHLALCGSKNYPVRDPFFKMLNRSVATFMNAMTGPDYTLYPFSTMNEVDFRNLQRIYLDAVFSPNLAYLDFLQEGWRLENKELHNRKSELVIKGVVYNEMKGAFSENSLVFGQNLLNNILPDHTYGHVSGGNPLEIPKLTHTDLIEFHRKYYHPSNARVYSYGSFDLTKTLSLIDKEYLSLHTRVDNSYSRIPLQPRWSQPRHVHISSRLDNMGAAFDRQNQIAIAVLMCDMTNIQETFELKVLSEILIRGPNSAFYKSLIEPNFSGGYNQSTGYSSDTKDTAFVVGLQDLRVEEFKKFNDIFSQTICKAMKEGFESQHVESILHNLELSLKHQSPHFGNALLFNSTALWNHDGDVVSNLRVSDMIAGLRTCLRQNKNYFQEKMNTYFVNNSHKLTLTMSPDELYEENFKQAELEMLEQKTSALDNEKLEKIYQNGLKLDASQKAAPNTELLPCLTLSDVKKSPNWPKLSIQTIEEVQTQICKVPTNEITYFKCLFNITGLSEDEVKLVPLFCNIINDMGTTQHDFREFDKLVLSKTAGIDFKLNFVENVEDAKSYRLSLMMTTHALDKNVPDMFLLCQDLLRNFKLEDTDRLKMLIENYISNISIGIASSGHLYAMLGAAALVSNASKLKSLLSGVDHIDFMKNFVQKNNTADIRDQLKSIGTKVFNKSNMRVAINSSESYLPTALEHLKNFLGTLSTLEKTNESSEITLLHPSCQQYLMNIPVNYCAKAFFAVPYLHKDHPTLRVLAKLVSAKYLLPVVREQNGAYGAGAKISSDGIFSFYSYRDPHSTKTLDAFEKTYEWLHSESKIDQQALFEAKLGVLQQLDSPIAPGNIGIDYFLYEVSQEMFVKYRSRMLSITIDELHDVIERYFKEKSKNYGKCILGPANESLELETSQKWKIIA, via the exons ATGTTATCACGGTTGAAATTTTTGAGATTGGCTCCGCATAGAACGAATGTGTTGCGTGCTCAACGAAGAACAAATTGCAAATCGGTGTCCTCTTTTGATGACATGTTGAGCGATGCAAAGACAAAGGAAGCGAATGTAGCGTCCCCAGCTCAGCTTGAAGTCCCACATTTAATACAGCAGCatgaatacaaatttaatgaagGCAAGCTGTATCATGGGTTCCAATGTGAACGCGTCGAAAGAATACCTGACTTTGATCTTACGTCCTATACACTGCGACATGAAGGAACTGGCACGGAACTATGGCATATCGATCGAAATGACGCAAACAATGTATTCTCGATCAATTTTCGGACAACACCTTTTGACTCCACTGGTCTTCCGCATATTTTGGAACATCTAGCGTTATGTGGCTCAAAAAACTATCCCGTCCGTGACCCATTCTTCAAGATGCTTAATCGCTCTGTAGCCACGTTCATGAATGCCATGACAGGTCCAGATTACACACTCTATCCTTTTTCAACCATGAATGAAGTGGACTTTAGGAATTTACAGCGAATTTACTTGGATGCGGTTTTTAG CCCTAACCTTGCGTATTTGGATTTTCTTCAAGAGGGTTGGCGATTAGAGAACAAGGAATTACATAATCGGAAGTCTGAACTGGTCATCAAGGGTGTGGTttataatgaaatgaaaggcGCGTTTTCGGAGAACTCTTTGGTTTTTGGACAGAATCTCCTTAATAATATTTTACCCGACCACACGTATGGACATGTATCCGGAGGAAATCCATTGGAGATACCCAAATTAACGCACACGGATTTAATTGAGTTCCATCGCAAATATTATCATCCAAGTAACGCCCGTGTATACTCTTATGGTTCTTTCGATTTGACAAAGACCCTCTCGCTTATTGATAAAGAATATTTATCTCTGCACACCAGAGTAGACAACTCTTATAGCCGTATCCCGCTACAACCGCGATGGTCACAGCCACGGCATGTACACATTTCCAGCAGACTGGACAATATGGGCGCTGCTTTTGATCGACAGAACCAAATTGCCATTGCTGTGCTTATGTGCGACATGACCAACATACAAGAAACCTTTGAATTAAAAGTCCTATCCGAAATATTGATCCGTGGACCTAACTCTGCCTTTTACAAGAGCCTAATAGAACCAAACTTTTCCGGGGGCTACAACCAGAGTACAGGGTATTCTTCAGACACCAAGGATACGGCATTCGTTGTGGGGTTGCAAGACCTGCGTGTTGAAGAATTCAAAAAATTCAACGACATCTTTAGCCAAACTATATGCAAAGCCATGAAAGAGGGATTTGAGTCCCAACATGTAGAAAGTATTCTCCATAATCTTGAATTATCACTAAAACATCAAAGTCCACATTTTGGCAATGCTTTGTTATTTAACTCAACAGCACTTTGGAACCATGATGGCGATGTAGTTAGCAACCTTCGGGTTTCGGATATGATAGCAGGGCTGCGAACTTGTTTAAGGCAGAATAAGAATTATTTCCAAGAAAAAATGAACAcatattttgtaaataattcGCACAAACTTACACTTACGATGTCGCCTGACGAGTTGTACGAGGAAAACTTTAAACAGGCTGAATTGGAAATGCTAGAGCAGAAAACTAGTGCGCTCGATAATGAAAAGTTGGAAAAAATATATCAGAATGGGTTGAAATTGGACGCCTCTCAAAAGGCTGCACCGAATACTGAACTTTTGCCCTGTCTTACGCTTAGCGATGTGAAGAAGTCACCGAATTGGCCAAAGTTAAGCATCCAAACTATTGAAGAAGTTCAAACTCAAATTTGCAAAGTTCCGACCAACGAGATTACTTATTTTAAATGTCTATTTAATATAACTGGTCTGAGTGAAGATGAAGTAAAGCTCGTACCATTATTTTGCAATATTATCAATGACATGGGAACCACCCAGCATGATTTTCGTGAATTTGACAAACTCGTACTCTCTAAGACTGCTGGAATTGACTTCAAGTTAAATTTCGTCGAAAATGTTGAAGACGCCAAAAGCTACCGGCTGAGCTTGATGATGACAACACATGCACTAGATAAAAATGTGCCTGATATGTTTTTACTGTGCCAAGATTTGCTGCGAAACTTTAAGCTTGAAGACACGGACCGTCTGAAAATGCTTATTGAAAACTACATATCCAATATATCAATAGGCATCGCTAGCTCTGGTCACTTATACGCTATGTTAGGAGCGGCAGCGTTAGTTAGTAATGCAAGTAAATTGAAGTCTCTGTTATCAGGAGTTGATCACATAGATTTCATGAAGAATTTTGTGCAGAAAAACAACACTGCGGACATTCGAGACCAGTTAAAGTCAATAGGCACAAAGGTTTTTAATAAGAGCAATATGCGTGTAGCTATCAACAGCTCAGAATCATACCTACCAACGGCCTTAGAACATTTGAAGAATTTTTTGGGGACATTGTCCACTCTAGAAAAAACGAATGAGAGTAGCGAAATTACACTCTTACATCCGAGCTGTCAACAATACCTCATGAACATACCAGTGAACTACTGTGCAAAAGCATTCTTTGCAGTCCCATATTTGCATAAAGATCATCCCACATTGCGCGTTCTTGCCAAGCTTGTGTCGGCTAAGTATCTTCTGCCTGTGGTTCGCGAACAGAATGGGGCCTACGGAGCGGGCGCTAAGATAAGTTCAGATGGAATTTTTAGCTTCTATAGCTATCGTGACCCCCATTCCACAAAAACGCTAGATGCGTTTGAAAAAACATATGAGTGGTTGCATTCGGAAAGTAAGATTGATCAGCAGGCCTTATTTGAGGCGAAACTCGGAGTACTACAGCAGCTGGACTCGCCAATTGCACCCGGAAATATTGGGATTGATTATTTCTTGTATGAAGTATCGCAAGAGATGTTTGTGAAATATCGCTCTCGAATGCTATCTATAACTATTGATGAACTCCACGACGTGATTGAACGTTACTTTAAGGAGAAATCaaaaaattatggaaaatgcattttgggaCCAGCCAATGAAAGTTTGGAACTGGAAACTAGTCAGAAATGGAAAATCATAGCATAG
- the LOC26532434 gene encoding uncharacterized protein has translation MDLVPQNSSSANKRTTAGGRVKWSAALESLLIDIWQEKIEDLRGPRKNSHVYMEMAESIKEAGLELGWGEIKTKLENMTKKYIEIGPSGGAPSGWQHYDKLNSFLGCYRINNMEQSTLDNDNPDEYFSDIIEMDLNGSCSSSTLSGRPPKKKKKTDISWLAEIARERLEEQKDHHRKKEEHDVRQEKMVQDLISTQTKFQNDLLEVLNHSRNNCYIFIIHYKNQELINLPRKFNELVIGISCF, from the exons ATGGATTTAGTGCCACAAAACTCCTCCAGTG CAAACAAGAGAacaacagcaggcggcagggtgAAATGGAGTGCCGCGCTTGAGAGCCTGCTGATTGACATATGGCAGGAGAAAATTGAAGATTTGCGCGGACCACGCAAAAATTCACATGTGTACATGGAGATGGCCGAGTCCATTAAGGAGGCTGGGCTTGAGCTTGGATGGGGCGAGATAAAGACAAAGCTCGAGAACAtgaccaaaaaatatatagaaattggACCGAGCGGGGGTGCTCCATCTGGGTGGCAACATTACGATAAATTAAACTCATTTCTGGGGTGCTACCGGATAAACAACATGGAGCAGAGCACATTGGACAACGACA ATCCTGATGAGTACTTTTCGGATATTATTGAGATGGACCTGAACGGATCTTGTAGCTCCAGCACCTTGTCTGGGCGTccgccaaagaaaaagaaaaagaccGACATTTCGTGGCTGGCAGAGATCGCCCGGGAACGTCTCGAAGAACAGAAGGACCACCACAGAAAGAAGGAAGAGCACGACGTGAGGCAGGAGAAGATGGTGCAGGACCTAATCAGCACACAAACGAAATTTCAAAATGATCTGTTGGAAGTGCTAAACCACAGCCGAAATAATTGCTATATCTTCATCATCCATTATAAGAACCAAGAATTAATAAATCTTCCGCGCAAATTTAATGAACTTGTTATtggcatcagctgtttttga
- the LOC26532816 gene encoding ARL14 effector protein, with product MSSDIDPDYSTRRNLRQRQTKTSNDDNVAIESEKHKRKGKKRGQNYGKNSAYDEYGIIRYNGLDICDCMSEECDGCWYECPSCGSTRCGPTCRANRKFFYEGMNHDGKDLSITNKFLPK from the coding sequence ATGAGTTCAGATATTGACCCTGATTATTCCACTCGCCGTAACTTACGgcaaagacaaacaaagacATCCAATGATGACAATGTGGCTATTGAATCCGAGAAGCACAAGcgaaaaggaaagaaaagaggTCAAAATTACGGGAAAAATAGTGCTTATGATGAGTATGGAATTATTCGCTACAATGGATTAGACATTTGCGACTGCATGAGCGAAGAGTGTGATGGATGCTGGTACGAATGTCCAAGCTGTGGTTCTACCAGGTGCGGTCCTACCTGTAGAGCTAATCGAAAGTTTTTCTACGAAGGAATGAACCACGATGGAAAAGACTTATCCATAACCAATAAATTCCTTCcaaaataa
- the LOC6898020 gene encoding uncharacterized protein isoform X2 — MNRCVWSIVLTICLILAFQTQKIDMHVRAKRFLIFPRQAPTRHQFIAGIGIPANLDYESLTVGYVLKAEFHLPYNATVFRQNPFLPEYNHNKFINAGKERKMYQKPTQLRWKIYAFIEYLLNGYGYNGHECLLQAICDVNRIGFSKDFSVGAELIHLVLSPTSTLNSKNYIAHDFIFAEKGNCRRYDCKIDLINWVSHVANLKI, encoded by the exons ATGAATAGGTGTGTTTGGTCTATAGTCTTAACAATATGTCTAATTTTAGCGTTTCAAACCCAAAAAATTGATATGCATGTACGAGCTAAACGTTTCCTAATATTCCCAAGGCAAGCACCAACTAGACATCAG TTCATTGCTGGAATAGGCATACCAGCTAATCTCGACTATGAATCGCTCACCGTCGGCTACGTATTAAAAGCCGAGTTTCATCTACCCTATAATGCTACGGTTTTTCGCCAGAACCCTTTTTTGCCCGAATATAACCACAATAAGTTTATAAATGCtggaaaagaaaggaaaatgtACCAAAAGCCCACACAGCTACGCTGGAAAATATACGCTTTTATTGAGTATTTACTTAACGG TTACGGCTACAATGGGCATGAGTGTCTTTTACAAGCCATTTGTGATGTCAACAGAATTGGATTTTCCAAGGACTTCAGTGTTGGAGCTGAGCTGATTCATTTAGTTTTAAG TCCCACATCTACTTTGAACTCTAAAAATTATATAGCGCATGATTTCATATTTGCGGAGAAAGGAAACTGCCGACGGTACGACTGCAAAATAGATCTGATTAATTGGGTTTCGCATGTCGCAAACTTGAAAATCTAA
- the LOC6898020 gene encoding uncharacterized protein isoform X3: MYQKPTQLRWKIYAFIEYLLNGYGYNGHECLLQAICDVNRIGFSKDFSVGAELIHLVLSPTSTLNSKNYIAHDFIFAEKGNCRRYDCKIDLINWVSHVANLKI, translated from the exons atgtACCAAAAGCCCACACAGCTACGCTGGAAAATATACGCTTTTATTGAGTATTTACTTAACGG TTACGGCTACAATGGGCATGAGTGTCTTTTACAAGCCATTTGTGATGTCAACAGAATTGGATTTTCCAAGGACTTCAGTGTTGGAGCTGAGCTGATTCATTTAGTTTTAAG TCCCACATCTACTTTGAACTCTAAAAATTATATAGCGCATGATTTCATATTTGCGGAGAAAGGAAACTGCCGACGGTACGACTGCAAAATAGATCTGATTAATTGGGTTTCGCATGTCGCAAACTTGAAAATCTAA
- the LOC6898020 gene encoding uncharacterized protein isoform X1: protein MNRCVWSIVLTICLILAFQTQKIDMHVRAKRFLIFPRQAPTRHQFQFIAGIGIPANLDYESLTVGYVLKAEFHLPYNATVFRQNPFLPEYNHNKFINAGKERKMYQKPTQLRWKIYAFIEYLLNGYGYNGHECLLQAICDVNRIGFSKDFSVGAELIHLVLSPTSTLNSKNYIAHDFIFAEKGNCRRYDCKIDLINWVSHVANLKI, encoded by the exons ATGAATAGGTGTGTTTGGTCTATAGTCTTAACAATATGTCTAATTTTAGCGTTTCAAACCCAAAAAATTGATATGCATGTACGAGCTAAACGTTTCCTAATATTCCCAAGGCAAGCACCAACTAGACATCAG TTTCAGTTCATTGCTGGAATAGGCATACCAGCTAATCTCGACTATGAATCGCTCACCGTCGGCTACGTATTAAAAGCCGAGTTTCATCTACCCTATAATGCTACGGTTTTTCGCCAGAACCCTTTTTTGCCCGAATATAACCACAATAAGTTTATAAATGCtggaaaagaaaggaaaatgtACCAAAAGCCCACACAGCTACGCTGGAAAATATACGCTTTTATTGAGTATTTACTTAACGG TTACGGCTACAATGGGCATGAGTGTCTTTTACAAGCCATTTGTGATGTCAACAGAATTGGATTTTCCAAGGACTTCAGTGTTGGAGCTGAGCTGATTCATTTAGTTTTAAG TCCCACATCTACTTTGAACTCTAAAAATTATATAGCGCATGATTTCATATTTGCGGAGAAAGGAAACTGCCGACGGTACGACTGCAAAATAGATCTGATTAATTGGGTTTCGCATGTCGCAAACTTGAAAATCTAA
- the d4 gene encoding zinc finger protein DPF3: MASASEIEKTLVVNIGNFERIQNFLNDKERYKEILENSENFNTRLCIERRLRMPFLDPQTGVAQTHCALFMKKKQRMPGFRHGQIYTYPSTRWRKPKRQYLLNPNHSYRAYQYREHHLSHSHHQQHQQHHHHHVPTCTVSVRDHHQTESAAIAATDGNSMGASGDNDSKDSHANAEKEWFHDEIDSSHYHHGGDDYEDDFDSDNDFDESYSNRGKRKRSSRPRRSNANVEGTPKRGRKGGGSRRKNTADGETDRRRRGGGNSGNTSAAAAAAAAAVAHAANTAAAAATGLYTSHSNSASPIPINDETSQSALVMPTNIASSYDKTLSDAGASNDSIPLATMAGIAGMGIAATSNVSAGPPIYAAVNPTVPAPVVASVASPKKLKLRVEREVAQPSPYCDFCLGDQRENKKTNMPEELVSCSDCGRSGHPSCLQFTANMIISVKRYRWQCIECKYCSICGTSDNDDQLLFCDDCDRGYHMYCLSPPLVTPPEGSWSCKLCMEEFHKNK, from the exons ATGGCTTCCGCTTCGGAAATTGAAAAAACATTGGTCGTAAACATTGGAAACTTTGAGAGAATCCAAAACTTTCTAAACGACAAGGAAAGGTATAAGGAGATACTAGAAAATAGCGAGAACTTCAACACGCGACTTTGTATCGAAAGACGTCTTCGAATGCCATTTCTTGACCCCCAGACCGGTGTTGCGCAGACACACTGTGCCCTCTTCATGAAAAAGAAACAGCGTATGCCAGGATTCCGCCATGGACAGATTTATACGTACCCATCAACTCGTTGGCGTAAGCCGAAGCGACAGTATTTACTAAACCCAAATCATAGCTACCGTGCCTATCAGTACCGCGAGCACCATCTTTCCCACTCCCACCACCAACAGCATCAACaacatcaccatcaccatgtACCAACATGTACAGTCAGTGTACGTGACCATCATCAGACTGAAAGTGCTG cTATTGCTGCTACAGACGGCAATTCTATGGGGGCTTCGGGAGACAATGATAGTAAAGATTCACATGCAAATGCCGAAAAGGAGTGGTTCCACGACGAGATAGACTCTTCCCACTACCATCATGGCGGCGACGACTATGAAGATGACTTTGATTCTGATAACGATTTCGATGAGTCTTACAGTAATAGGGGAAAACGCAAGCGGAGCTCACGGCCACGGCGGTCCAATGCAAATGTAGAAGGTACTCCTAAGCGTGGTCGCAAAGGCGGTG GCAGTCGTCGCAAAAACACTGCTGATGGGGAAACCGATCGGAGACGTCGAGGCGGTGGAAATAGCGGAAACacatctgcagctgcagcggctgctgcagcagcagttgcccACGCAGCTAAcacggcagctgctgcagccacAGGACTCTATACATCGCATTCAAACTCAGCATCGCCCATTCCCATTAACGATGAAACCTCCCAATCGGCTCTGGTAATGCCGACCAACATTGCTTCATCTTACGACAAGACTTTAAGTGATGCAGGAGCTTCCAATGACTCGATTCCCTTGGCAACCATGGCTGGAATCGCAGGGATGGGCATAGCCGCAACATCCAACGTCTCTGCTGGACCTCCTATTTATGCTGCGGTTAACCCAACAGTACCAGCGCCAGTGGTGGCGTCTGTCGCTAGTCCTAAAAAACTCAAACTACGTGTTGAACGAGAAGTGGCGCAACCATCTCCATACTGTGACTTTTGCTTGGGCGATCAgcgcgaaaacaaaaaaactaataTGCCGGAGGAGCTTGTTTCCTGTTCCGACTGTGGTCGTTCTGGTCATCCATCGTGCCTACAGTTCACAGCAAATATGATAATATCAGTTAAACGGTATCGTTGGCAATGCATAGAATGCAAGTACTGTTCTATTTGTGGGACATCTGATAATGACGATCAGCTTTTATTCTGCGACGATTGTGATCGCGGATATCACATGTATTGCCTATCACCACCTCTTGTTACTCCACCAGAAGGATCTTGGAGCTGCAAGCTTTGCATGGAAGAATTTCACAAGAACAAATAA
- the kune gene encoding uncharacterized protein kune: MGASNRSTQVALCISAISFLLFIIAFSTPYWLVTDGRLEKPRFTNLGLWEVCFNDFQDIHRFYDNPFNGCMWVFEEEYYIIHDFLLPGFYIAVQLFATLCFVMCLIGLPLTLAFLRTSRDDDRYVVLLLTIGTCQVLGSIFGFIAVVIFGAKGDSRDWMPGWQNNDMGWSFALGVVGAVLLLPGGILYMIEARRERYKRLNEISNREVSEYGDDYYQHQANVATTPTAPSPSQSYFAPEPSRPRRPQPGRTPNTQPQGGIQTDI; the protein is encoded by the coding sequence ATGGGGGCGTCAAACCGTAGTACGCAAGTGGCTCTTTGCATTTCCGCGATTTCATTTCTGCTTTTTATTATTGCGTTTTCAACCCCCTATTGGTTGGTTACAGATGGTCGTTTAGAAAAGCCACGCTTTACCAATCTAGGGCTATGGGAAGTGTGCTTCAACGATTTTCAGGATATTCACCGTTTCTACGACAACCCTTTCAATGGATGCATGTGGGTCTTTGAAGAGGAATACTACATCATTCATGATTTTCTACTACCGGGATTCTATATAGCGGTGCAGCTATTTGCAACGCTGTGCTTCGTCATGTGCCTTATTGGCCTTCCCCTTACACTGGCCTTTTTACGGACTTCTCGCGACGATGATAGATATGTTGTGCTGCTACTGACCATTGGAACTTGCCAAGTGTTGGGCTCAATTTTCGGATTTATTGCCGTGGTCATTTTCGGTGCCAAGGGAGACTCTCGTGACTGGATGCCTGGATGGCAGAACAATGACATGGGCTGGTCTTTCGCGTTGGGCGTGGTTGGCGCTGTGTTGTTGCTACCTGGAGGAATACTTTACATGATTGAAGCTCGACGCGAGCGCTACAAGCGCCTCAACGAAATAAGTAACCGAGAAGTTAGCGAATATGGAGATGACTACTATCAGCACCAGGCAAACGTCGCGACGACCCCCACTGCTCCATCACCGTCTCAATCTTACTTTGCACCAGAGCCAAGCCGCCCACGTCGTCCTCAGCCTGGACGTACACCAAATACCCAGCCACAGGGAGGAATCCAAACAGATATATAA
- the LOC6898022 gene encoding josephin-like protein isoform X2, giving the protein MPTTLKIYHEKQTRQLCALHALNNLFQDYKIGAITLPLRKRHWIAVRRIGQHYYNLDSKLRQPELLGTESDVLHFLREQLKEKEQQRELFLVRYRSDCNESQQRWIEESHDINKTAD; this is encoded by the exons ATGCCAACAACTTTGAAGATTTATCATGAGAAGCAAACAAGGCAGTTATGTGCGCTCCACGCTCTTAACAATCTATTTCAAG ATTACAAAATCGGCGCAATAACATTACCATTACGAAAGAGACACTGGATAGCTGTGCGTCGCATAGGTCAGCACTACTATAATCTGGATTCCAAACTTCGACAGCCTGAATTGTTGGGCACAGAATCCGACGTGCTCCACTTTTTGCGGGAACAGCTTAAGGAAAAGGAACAGCAGCGAGAACTTTTTCTTGTACGTTATCGCAGCGACTGTAATGAATCACAACAGCGATGGATAGAAGAATCGCACGACATAAATAAAACAGCAGATTGA
- the LOC6898022 gene encoding josephin-like protein isoform X1, producing the protein MPTTLKIYHEKQTRQLCALHALNNLFQENIYQKAELDNICSNLSPNAWINPHRSLLGLGNYDINVIMTALEIRHCEAFWFDKRKDPSCIDLDKIVGFILNIPLDYKIGAITLPLRKRHWIAVRRIGQHYYNLDSKLRQPELLGTESDVLHFLREQLKEKEQQRELFLVRYRSDCNESQQRWIEESHDINKTAD; encoded by the exons ATGCCAACAACTTTGAAGATTTATCATGAGAAGCAAACAAGGCAGTTATGTGCGCTCCACGCTCTTAACAATCTATTTCAAG AAAATATTTACCAAAAGGCAGAACTGGATAATATCTGCAGTAACTTAAGTCCGAACGCGTGGATAAATCCTCATCGATCTCTTCTGGGACTCGGAAATTATGATATCAATGTTATTATGACTGCCTTAGAGATAAGACATTGCGAAGCCTTTTGGTTTGATAAACGAAAAGACCCGTCTTGCATTGACTTGGATAAAATTGTGGGTTTCATACTTAATATTCCATTAGATTACAAAATCGGCGCAATAACATTACCATTACGAAAGAGACACTGGATAGCTGTGCGTCGCATAGGTCAGCACTACTATAATCTGGATTCCAAACTTCGACAGCCTGAATTGTTGGGCACAGAATCCGACGTGCTCCACTTTTTGCGGGAACAGCTTAAGGAAAAGGAACAGCAGCGAGAACTTTTTCTTGTACGTTATCGCAGCGACTGTAATGAATCACAACAGCGATGGATAGAAGAATCGCACGACATAAATAAAACAGCAGATTGA
- the RNASEK gene encoding ribonuclease kappa gives MYGDTEIRSHDIHLTSFSVFDENFLSFAKNLRTTKPKVGKMKICGPKLSLCGLIISVWGIVQLVLMGLFFYINSVALIEDLPLDEEYHSLEDFYAAANRAYNQNAYNCWIAACIYVLTLLLSAQQFYMNSRVTAN, from the exons aTGTACGGTGACACTGAAATTAGGTCACATGATATTCACCTGACGAGTTTTTCTGTGTTTGATGAGAATTTTCTGAGCTTTGCCAAAAATTTACGTACAACTAAACCAAAAGTCGGCAAAATGAAAATCTGTGGTCCAAAATTATCCCTTTGTGGTTTGATTATCTCCGTTTGGGGAATTGTTCAACTG GTGCTGATGGGGCTGTTTTTCTACATTAATAGTGTTGCCCTTATTGAGGATTTGCCCCTAGATGAGGAGTACCATTCTCTGGAAGATTTTTATGCAGCTGCGAATAGAGCGTACAATCAG aacGCCTACAACTGCTGGATCGCAGCATGCATTTATGTTTTGACATTGTTGCTTTCTGCACAACAATTCTACATGAACAGCAGAGTAACTgccaattaa